GTTGAACTGGCTTCTAGGCGCCCGCACCGGCGTGAGCAAGGACTGCTCGTTCAGCGGGATGCTGGATCCCAGTGCCCCCCTGCGGTAGCTGTCGGTGTCGAAAATGTTGCAATTGCCGACGAGGGTTGCCGCGGCGTTCGTCGCGAACCGGTCCACGCTCTCGTTCAGCACATCGTTAGCCCTCGTGCCTGGCATTCGGCCAGTGTCGCTGCGGAGGTACGCCGGCCTCACGACGCTCTGAGGCTCCGGCCGTGTCGACAACCGGGGCTCCGGCCGCATGCGACGGGTCACCGCTGGCGACGACATCATGAAGGGCTCGATGGGTGGCAGGCTCCTGGGCGCCGCCATCGACGCCGCATAGGTGCCAGAGCTGCGCAGCTCGGCGGCCATCTTCTCCAGGCCAACTTCGGAGACGTAGCAAGACTCCCGGCTCAGCTCCACCAGGCTCGGGTACAGCTCGCGGACCCTCGCATCGGTACCGTGCGGCAGCGCGTACGGGTCGGAGGcgaacacattggtcgccGCGATGACGCGCCGCCCCTCACCGCTCGGGTAACACTCCAGCGCGGCGGCCCTGTCGCCCATGAGCCGGCGGTATTCCTCCTCCAGGTGGAAGCTCTTCCATATCGCCGTGGCGGCCATGTCTGCACGGCGTGACTGCGATTGAGGTCTGCGGGCTGACGCGGCCCGACGCGGTGCGTGGCCCCGCCGAATCTAGGGCGACTGCGGGCCACTCCCGTTCTCCTTGCGGGGATTGAACGGCGAACGTCACACACCCAGTGTGGACAGCTGCGTAAGACGGCAGGCCTTTGCGATTAAAATGAAAATGTTACACCGCTTTTGTGTTATGGCGCTTTGTGGGTTGTTCCGAACGAAGGGCGGTCGCGGGGCCGTCTGCCGCACGATAACCGCGATGTTGTCGGAAGGTCGCCGTGGGACATACAACTTCACCGCAGAGGCGTTGCGCACGGATCACGCAATATTTGTGTTGGTCAATGGAGCCGGGTAGCGACGAGGCTACGTCGGCTGGGATGCAACGGAGCAGCTTTTCCACGACCGTTCCGTCGACGGTGGGCCAAACGAACCCGGCGAACGCCATACGGCGCGAGCCGCGTACGCCGTTTTGGAACAGCGCAACCCTCGAATTCGCCGATGGGCGTCAGGACACCCACTGAGTCTCCGGCCGCGCCGACTGCCGGTACGGCCGCGTTAGTGGCGACGCTTACAGGTGGCTGCACGGCGCATTGGCGTGGTTCGACTCACTAAAGATTGGCCTGTGTAGGCCGCGGCGCCGTTGGCTGGGCGGCATCGTTGCGCAGTTTATCCAGACCCGTAACCGGTGGGGAGGTGATTCTGGCGATAGGCGCTCACGCGCGCCGCCGGGTCCTCACAACCTATCGCGCCGATTTACGCACTCGCACCATTTTTAGAGATAGCACGGCACTGTACGTTTACGAGTAGCTGCATCCACCCGCGAGGCAGTGTGCGCGTAACCGTTCGTGCTACGGCCGGCGCTGTAGATGGCGATGATCGCGCTCTTCATCACCAACCAGCACGGCAGCTTAATTTACTACAAGGTGCGTGCCACTCGCGCACATCTGACCACGCGCAGAGTCTCAACGGCCGTGACGCTTTCTCGTCGAACGATGCCATCCGCCTAGCCAGCACACTGCACGGACTCTCGACCATCGCGCCGAAACTCTGTGTGCCCAATTCAGCGCAAGTGCAAAcgctgctgccgcagccGAAAGGTAACGGTTTCCGCCCTCCCCCTGAGCGCCATGCAGGCATAACGTGCATAGAATCCAGCTCCTTCAGGCTCCAGTGCTACGAGACCCTGACAGGTAGGGATGACATCGGTCCGGCAGTCGCACACCTGTCGTTAGGTCTGAAGATCTGCATAGTGTGCACTCCTCAGGGGCCCTCCAGGGAGCACGTCAACGTCATCCTCAGCTACGTCTACGAGCTGTACGCGGACTTCGTGCAGAAGTGCCCGTTCCACCAGACTGACATGCCCGTGCGTTCAGAGCTATTCGACGACCGCATCACGGCATACTTTGCGGAGCTATCCACCTAAATGCCGCCGCTCTGAGAAGGAGGCGTTACGCAGCCCAGCTGGAATTTTTCAAGTCTGCAAGGACACTGTAGCCGCGCGAACCTAGGACCAGTTGCACGCCGAGGTGACGACGGAGTTCTTGCGCCGGCTGATTTTTTTCACCATTTGTCATCATCGGAGGACCCACAGTGAATCGGCGGAGGAGCCGAGAACGTGATCATTTGTCGAAAGCGCGTCAAGCGACACGCCGAGCGTCGGTAGAGTTAGGGTGGGATCTGTGTCAGCAGGGCTAGGGCAGGATGTCGTGGCGCATGTTCGGCTACGCGTGCTGCCTCATGTGCGGCTTCAACTTCGTGGTGTTCCAGTTCATCACGGCGCACCTCAAGGGCGACCCGCGGCATgtggagctgctgccggAGCGCATCCCGACGGCGCACACCGCCTGCCTCGCCTGCAGCATCGTACACCTTATCGCAATGCTCGTATCGCTGGCGTACCTGCGGGGATACATCAAGTTCGACCCGTTCGAGCGGCCGCTGCGATTCATCAGGTCGACAGTCGGCCTCAGCCCGGTCTCAGGGCCCATGAGGTACCGCAAGATGACGGAAAACGGGACGGTGGTGCCGGAGAGCACGCACGACGCAGACACGGATTGCAGCGATAGCCACTACTTGCAGTAATGGCCGGCGGACACCTTTAGAAGGTCCTAATCGTTAGCATATACACGGTTAAGCATAGTTTCACTACGAAGTCGCGTGGAGGGCGTGTagcgctgcggcggc
This genomic stretch from Babesia bigemina genome assembly Bbig001, chromosome : III harbors:
- a CDS encoding membrane protein, putative translates to MSWRMFGYACCLMCGFNFVVFQFITAHLKGDPRHVELLPERIPTAHTACLACSIVHLIAMLVSLAYLRGYIKFDPFERPLRFIRSTVGLSPVSGPMRYRKMTENGTVVPESTHDADTDCSDSHYLQ
- a CDS encoding sybindin-like family protein, putative, with translation MAMIALFITNQHGSLIYYKSLNGRDAFSSNDAIRLASTLHGLSTIAPKLCVPNSAQVQTLLPQPKGNGFRPPPERHAGITCIESSSFRLQCYETLTGRDDIGPAVAHLSLGLKICIVCTPQGPSREHVNVILSYVYELYADFVQKCPFHQTDMPVRSELFDDRITAYFAELST